The genomic interval aaactttgaacaaaaaaaacatatattgtgGCTCTGCTCTGAATCTATTTTCAATGAGACCAATTCTCATACAACCAATTTGTGTTAAgtaaacacataatttatatattattttttatataaacaacacattattctttttttttataacaggAAGTTTTGACATGCTGGAACATGTAACTGAATGCCCTCTGTTAACTAACATTTCTCAATGAACCTCCCTGTCTAAGGTATAACTTCATATTGATTTCATTGCAAGAACTGTTTCATGAAATCATGAAAAATTTGGAAAACTTCATGATGCCAAAACTTTCATATGAGCATGaactttgtttaattatataCCCTAGTGGGTGTTCTTGGCCACTGACTCAACAAGTCATCCGGGGTGGAAATGAATGGGGAAATCAGAGATTTGTGTTTTCAAATTAGCAATGTGCTGCTTGGACGAGCCTGCGCTGCAATAAGCATGATATAATATTGCATTTTGAAGATTTGTTTCCAAGCTTTTGATAAGTGTTGAATTTTTTGGTTGTTCTTGGCACAAAGTTGAGTATGTTTTTGCATTTAagagaaaaaagaaaatatttaacaatccttacaaaaaagtgtattttacaTGTAAGATATTTCCTTGTCAGTCTTAGGCAGAAATGAAATTTTCTTACATATTTTTCATGTAGAGAAATCAAACGATTCATAATTTGTTTCTTGTACTTTTGGACATGCTTAACACATGTTTGGCTGCTAAATTCTTTGTTCAGGATTAAGATGACAATGCTGTTgtaagtttgtaaaaaaaaatcaaaaccagGCCAACAAAATTAGTTAATTAAAATAAGCGATGTTGTGTTTGGAATCTGTCCCGTACATGCAGCGGCTTGTTCAACAGGTGTTGTTAATGTGCAAGCTAGTGGCAAACTAATTGTTATTACCACAATTACTGCTGTTTCTCATTGACAACACAGTTTGGCTCGAATTCTGTCTAGCACCATGTTTTAGAAGCCAATATAAATACGCAAAGCAATGTTGAAGTAATTAAAACATAGACATATTAAGACTGTATAGACAAATTACATTTTTTGGTGCGTGGACCCTTTCGGCCAGGGTTCACACAAGTATGCAATTATAAAGTGGGCCAGAATTATCCAGAGCTCTtacacttttttatttgaaactgttttcatataaatataatatatatatagtatttttTGTGTGTGGATGTTACCTGTACCCACACACATTGAGAAACCTTCATTGTCCACATCAGGTGCACCAGTATTTCCGTGCGCTGCCAGAGGACAAAGTGCCATACCTGAACAGCGCGGGGGAGAAGTACCGGGTCCGTCAGCTGCTGCAGCAGTTACCTCCCCATGACAACGAGGTGCGCTACTGCAACAGCCTCAGTGAGGAGGAGAAACATGAGCTGCGCATGTTCAGCGCGCAGAGGAAACGGGAGGCCCTTGGGCGGGGCAGCGTGAGGCCCCTGCCTCTCACCATGCAGGGCGGAGTCTGCTTTAAGGttagtataaaaatataaacccattaaaataattattagtaTGATGAATCATTCAATGGTGTGTTATTTCTGACCTTTAGCTGATTGTTTATTGCCAAATTTCTTGTCTACCTACATCAAAGGTAAAGGTGACACTTGGAGGTCAAAGTGTTCCATACACAATTCTTGTTTTTTTgtctcctaccggtttcaccggaggggatttatgatTTGCGCTCCgcctgtcagtccgtccgttcgtcacacttttctggatcctgcaataactttcaaagttcttaatattttttcatgaaacttgaaacatggatggatggcaatatggacattatgcacatcatttcattttgttcctacgtcaaaaattctggttgctatggcaacaaatagactagaaatactgctgaaaatggtggttttgtggatcctgcaataactttaaaagttcttaatatttttttatgaaacttgcaacatggaaagatggcaatatggacattatgcacgtcatttcatttcgttcctatgtcaaaaattgtggttgctatggcaaccaaaaaaattatatgaaaatggtggaatttcagaaaatggtggagccggtaggggacaatattgtttgacaatagccttgtttaaatAAGTTGAGTTTTGAGACGAAAGTGGAAAGTGCCCTTAAGACACTGCCTTTTTATGTGGTTTCTACTAATACTTAATActgtaaaaaatgtattaaattagtTCTCAGTCTGATATAAGGGAGGTTACTCCTTTATTGCACATGATAGCATGAGGCTGAATTGTTTGCCCATGTTTGTTGTGAACTGTTCTGGTAATGATACtgaaattattttgacaatttgtAATAGTACATACtgatattattatttaacaaGTATAAACTTTTCAGTGCACAATTTGTAATTGTACATTTCAGTATTGTTACTGAACAAGTCTTTATATTATTCCAGTGCAAGACAATGATATCAGGTGGAGAGATTGCTGTGTTTGCGTCGCGGTGTGGCAGTGACAGGTTCTGGCACCCATCCTGTTTCGTGTGTATGACGTGTGAGGAGCTGCTGGTTGACCTGATCTACTTCTACCGGGATGGACAGCTCTACTGTGGGAGACACCACGCCGAGCTGATCAAACCAAGATGTGCCGCATGTGATGAGGTAATTCAAACAAACATGTGACACTATTAGGTAGCCCTATGGTTTCAGCATGTAGTGACACTATAAGGTAGCCCTATGGTTTCAGCATGTAGAAAGTTGGTCTTCAATATTTGCACTGACCTGGTGTTAAGAAGTTGAAAAATAAAACCAGGCAAACTAAAAATTAAAGTGTGATTGAGTGCTTGAAAAGAAAGGAaacacaaaagcaaaatatttctTCCTTCATTAATATCATAACCATCCAATCAACTTTGAAAATGTCAAAACCATATAAAAGCTCTCATCTTGCAAACTTATTTCTTATGGAAATTTTGAGATTTTTATGTGCCCCACcacaatagtgggggacatattgtttttgccctgtctgttggtctgtctgttggtttgtgccaactttaacattttgcaataacttttgctatattgaagatagcaacttcatatttggcatgcatgtgtatctcatggagctgcacattttgagtggtataaggtcaaggtcatcctttaaggtcaaaggtaaaaaaaacactaaatcaaagcggcgcagaaggggacatagtgtttctgacaaacacatttcttgtttttaccaTGCATCATCTGAACTTGATATCATACTTATCAGAGAgtttcaaacatcctaaatgtattccaattattttgaacatttattagCTAAGCAGGCATGCGAAAGATGGCACAAATGGTCTTTACATCTTGAATCTGATCTgaatcttgttttgttttttttgtttcagattatTTTCGCAGATGAGTGTACAGAGGCAGAAGGTCGTAGCTGGCACATGAAGCACTTCTCCTGCTTTGAGTGCGACGCCCAGTTAGGTGGTCAGAGGTACATCATGCGGGAAGGGCGGCCATTTTGTTGTGTCTGCTTCGAGAGGATGTTTGCGGAATTCTGTGATACATGCGGTGAGCACATCGGTGTCGATCAAGGACAGATGACCCATGAAGGTCAACATTGGCACGCAACACCAAACTGCTTTAAGTGCCACACGTGTCAAAAATCGTTACTAGGGCAACCATTTCTGCCAAAGCACGGTGTTATATACTGTTCAGCAGCTTGTTCACGCGCTGGGGCTGGTATGAATGCGCAACCGCATCGTAAAGCCGAAGAGTTTATGAAGGATATAAACAATATTCGTCTGGGGTCCCCGATCAGTCACGCCATGCAGGAGAGCAGTGTGATGGCTCTACAGGAAGTCTTACGACAGCAGTACAGCATACCTGACAGCTGCCCGTCGTCTGACCGTGACCAGGGGTACGCCACAAGCAGCAACAGCGAGGTGTACGCACCGGGAATGTACGAACCCCCCACCAAAGCCAGACTGGAGATGTCAGGATATGAGATCAATATGGACTGCTTGGTAGATGCTCTACCTTTGCATGATGCCAAAAAGAAGAGACTTTCGCAGTTATCCATGCCAGATCTATCGAAGGAGCAGTTGAACTGTGGTGGTTCTGATAAGGCGAGTTCATGTGTCTCCCGAAGCAGGAGTGTCAGTCGCAGTAGATCTGGCTCGGAGAAAAATCTTGGTGTTAAGTTCAGTGGTAATGCACAAGCGAATTACTATCATCCGGAAGTACCCACAAATTTTATCCAGTCATACAGTGGTATGCAAAAATTAACTGCTCAAAATGGGGCAGCCAATCGGTCGTTTCCTGAACTGAGGTCAGGTAACTCCCCTGTGGAAGATATTAATGAGTTGTCATTGCCCGACGATGAAAAGATGAACCCAATCTCCCGCCCCCCTCCGGAGAGGTCACATCGTCGCCATGGAAACAAACGGTATCCCAGAAGCCAAAGTTTTGAGGGCAGAGCCTCAATGCTGGCAGAAGTTAGTCAGAACGGCGAACATGAACGCAAGAAAATACTTAAAAACCCTAACCAGAACATGTCGCATACTTCTGAACTGTCAATGTCGATGGACCGCGGTGTGAATCATTACGATGAAAGTTATTCATGCAGCACGTGTTCCAGTTCCAGTGACTCAGAGGACGATTTTGACTATTACTATGACAGTCCTAGTAAGGGAGCTCCCAGGATTGCTTACGTTGATAATTTCGGATTTGCTGGAGCGAATAAAAGTGCGACTTTGGGTCGGCCTGTACGTAGACACAAGAATAAAAAGGACAAATGTACGATATCGTAGTTGATCTATTCGATGTTTGCTTGGGTTTACCCTGAAAGTTGCCAAATTTGCCTGTTTTCAGTGATTGTTTGCGATTGTAATTGTCTTTTAATCTGCAAATTGACGATTAAAAGACATTCCTGTGGGAGATGATTGGACATAAATCATAGATATGAACAACTAGATCAATTAGATAGTTGTGAAGACATTCAATGGCAGAACAAATCAAACGGTgtacaaaatttgaacaaaatctTTTAGATGTTTCACTGTTTTGAAAATGCATGTATTTATAGTCATCAACATTAACTAAAAAGGCGTGTAACCAAATCTctcttattacaaaaaaaatgtggtGCTTTACAAAATGATTTATGCAAGGTTCATTGAGGTACAAGCATGTTTtgtgctttgatttttttttttacaactgCCAAAGAATTAATCAAAAGtttattcattttgtattttcaGGCATGTGTCTTTAAGGATAAGCTTTGCTTTAAATTGAGCTAAAAAGATGCATATTGTGGTACAGTGCTTACCAGTTTGACATATAATTTATGTAGTGTAGAAGATGTTTTACATTATACAATAAATGATATTAGTGTGGCctgtattttatattaactgtgCCTCATTTTGTTGTTAGTTACGACAACAGTCAATTTGTGATAtcagttgtttttatttataagtgTTCACTTTTTTGTCATAAGTAATGACAACATGCatcatttattgttgttttttttgcatcatttttatcatgtattatgtacaatatatatatatataaatggtcCGCATATTGTTAATAGAACTGTTTAAATAATGTTACTCAAGtacttgtgtttgtttttcaaaatgtattttagtTGACATGAAGTTTGTTCTGGAAAAAGATGATGCATCACAATGTTTTGTCACTAAATAATCAttattacatataaataacagtgttgcagttgattttttttaattttaaagcagATTTCTGTAATGACAATGAACAAAAAGTAACTTAAAAAGCTTAtctatgaaaaatatatattagattttgttattaaattattgaGTTTAAGTTGTATTGATTTCGTAATAAGAAATTTTGTTGCAGTTTCCCTACTGATGATACTTCTATGCAGAATGCTTCATTGTGCTTGTAAACATTTTCCTTTGACGTTGTACTTGTTAATGCTTTTTGGATACTGCAAAAAGAACTGCTGACAAAATATTGTAGAATATTCCCGATAAATCAGTTTCTTttgatatttattgaaattttatttgatatgGAACACACAATGCCCACTCTGTGTTTGCAATTGCCAGTTCAGGGCGTCTTAAAGCAAAACTGCCAATAGTTGTTTCTACCTAAGTCAGTGGTATTATTCTCACTGATTTCATTTTTGACAAACAAGTATTCACCTTTTTCATTGCTCATTTTTATACACagcaatatttgtaaaacattttaatagtaataattaattttgtatgaaaatgaatttaacattatttttggtTGAATTAGTTTCTTTTAACAAGGTTAAATTtgagaaattattttatttttgtgaaaCATCACTGATGTAATGAAAAATTATCATGGTCTTTTTCAACTGCTTATCATTACTTAATCAAGACAaaatatcaaaaaatgaaataaagcatttaataaaagtAGGGCCTTTAAAGAATTACATACATGTCGAATCAAGAGAAcagctattaaaacaaaatgttaaaataaaaaataaaattgatttctGAAATGCATGAGTACTTGTCAATACTTGACTAAGTAACATGTAAGCCACCTATGTTTGTTGATGTCTGTACCCAGtcttacattttatttgtaacgttatttataaagtattaaaaaaaaactgatcaaaattgtttgttgtaatttatTACCATTCTGATTtgatttcaaacaaatataaggtTCTTCATTATTAATAAGAGAAATGAAAATTCCTGTGGTCACCATATGTCCATCATTGTTTGTCATGTGTTGTCAACTGTAAGCTCATTTTCACTCTAGATTCCAGCGGTTAGATTTTTCTGTGGATCTGCTGATTTCTGGGGATCCTATTTTTCTGAGTGGTCCATTCTAATATccatgttaattaaaaaaagaattgttTGAGAGTGGTTCGACCGATTGACTGGGCATGTTTTATTAGGggattttttgtgtgtgaaaccATGGCAACATTATGGGCACATTGCAATAgtagcatttttttaaatgaacaacgTCAGTGGATGTCAATCAACATAGATCTTACAAAACTTATTGGTTATTCTTTGCCGACTTGTTtacaaatgttttcattttgaagGAAATGAAGATAATTAAAAGAACAAACGACACTTACAAAATAAAATCagtgaaaatctattttaaattgGAAAAGCTAGAAACAGCTGTGTATATAGCAATACTAGTTTTTGAATGGCTAAGAAAGATTGAATGTTCTGGTAGAGCAAAATGTTTCGTGTAAAAAAAAGCTGCGCTTgtgaacacaatgccccctactgcgttcTGAAGTCCCACAGCAGCTATTTTGGAGAAAACCAGGCCAATAACttagccaaaaatcaatggaccaaaaTGTAACTcatacttcatctgtaagtcatgtaggtagactcaaataccaaaaatcagctccaTATCTCAaagatttgtgtaaaaaaaaatccgcAAACGGTAACAATATAGAAAAAATTTAAGTTCAtggcccataacttcgcaaaaaaaaatcaatggaccgaaacAAATTTCACACTTCGTTGGTGGGTCACGTAGGTAGGCtcaccaaaaatcagctcaatatctgaaagcgttgcataaaaaaactctggaaaacggttattatagaaaaaaCTCCAAGGCCGATTACTTCGTAAAAAATCCATGGGCCAGAACGTATTTcaaacttcatctgtaagtcatgtaggtagactcaccaaaaatcagctcaatatctgaaagcgttatTCACAAAAACTCTGGAAAATGGACATAGAGAAAAAATTAAGTTCAACGCCATAACTAAATCACAAATCAATGGACCATAaagaatttcacacttcatctgtagggcAAGTATGTGGACtcaccaaaaatcagctcaatactTGAATGCATTGCATAAATAAgatggcctgaaaggccaaaagtcgctcacatGAGATACATAGGAACTGACCTGCTCTGTGCAGCATaagatattataagaacaaatgtgctgaccaactttcatgaatgaCTGTGGTCACTTTGAGTTTTAACATTgttgtactatagccatatacagcgAGATAAGAAAAAATGCCTCACACCTTGGTGGCACCACCAatgttttttcaagcaactggaaccattttcgaacgcgtccaagatatcattaggaaaaTTCCTCTGactgaagatcagacaataaatgtggccttgaatgttaacaaggttgtacttaagccatataaggaaaaattccctgtccccaggcggccatgtttttcaagcaactggaaccatttttgaactcgtccaagatattattgggacaaatcgtccaaccaattttcatgatgatctgacaataaatgtggcctctatagagtgttaacaaggttttactaaagccatataaggaaaaatttcccgccccctggtggccaagtttttcaaccaaccagaaccattttcgatcttGTACCAGATATCATTGGCATAAATCTTCTGACCcaattttatgaagatcggacaataaatgtggcatctagagtgttaacaaggcaaatgttggcgACGCAGGACGGAaaaatgcgatcacaaaagctcaccatgagtgcTCAGAGGAGCTAAAACATCCGGAAaatggttattatagagaaaatgtaTGTACCCAATTTTGTCTCAAATCTCTATGCCTTTTACTTTCTATTAAAAGAAGCTCCTACATTTGTTATAtccctttaaccctttccttctcagaggcaaagtgaaaatggctatgtgcaaacagcatagaaccagaacagcctgcgagtaacttgcagtctgttcaggtttaatgctgtttgctgctcatcagtatctaagggttggaattgaagcctttaacacttgaatctagtaagaaaggtctttaattaaatttaactttctgaaggactacaaatgcgtgaaaatacgttatctatgtggtaaagggttaaaaaatgttacttctcTTGTAAAAATGACCTatgcctgccaaatgataaagtGTCTCCCTTTAAAGCTAATTATTTCCCTTGTCAAAAATTTAGATCCGTCAAAAGCATGTATCTTCATCAAAAATGAACAGACTGGAGCTAATTTTACACTTTATGTGTAGGTGGACTCGCATACCAAAACTCAGCTCAATATCTTCATCAAAAATGAACAGACTGGAGCTAATTTTACACTTTATGTGTAGGTGGACTCGCATACCAAAACTCAGCTCAATATCTTAATGTGTTGCTTTAAAAACCTCTGGAAAACAGAGTGCTGGACGGACAGAGAGTGCGactgttatatgccaccctaccggaacATAAAAAGATCCTGCGTCTATTAATTTAACACTGTTAAAAAGCTGATTATATAAAGATTTTTGTTTTCAAGAAcaattacaacaattaacaagaggcccatgagggcctgaatcgctcttctgctataaacactgtgcaagtttggaaagaataagatggaaactgtgtacttaattgcGCAAACAAGAAGAATTTTCTCAAAtgcaaggggagattattgtgtaattatttttcagatactgctcatattcaataggatTCAAGTCATCATTGATATAAAATattgtgcaaatttggaaataattggatgaaaactgtggaattaattgcgtaaacaagcgggatttcaaaatcttctcataatcaaggggaagtcattctggacttattgcttcgacaacaagggctgtttctaaaacatgccccatatgggctgtcagttgtagtggtagccattgtgtgaatacgttttttgtcactgtgaccttgacctctgacctagtgacctgaaaatcaataggggtcatctgcaaatcatgatcaatgtacctataaagtttcatgatcctaggccttattattcttgagttatcatccggtaaccattttagtgtttttggtcactgtgaccttgacctttgacctgaaaattaataggggtcatatgtcagtcatgatcaatgtacctatgaagtttcatgatcctaggcgtaagcattcttgagttatcatccggaaaccattttatgtttagagtcactgtgacctttacctttgacctagtgacctgaaaatcaattggggtcatctgccagtcatgatcaatgtaactatgaagtttcatgatcctaggcctaagcattcttgatttatcatccggacaccattttactatttcgagtcactgtgaccttgacctttgacccagtgacctgaaaatcaatagggttcgagtcctcattaatatgaagacactaAACAAGTTTGAgaagaatctgatgaaaactgtggactttattggacaaacaagaaaaagttagtgttgcaagtatgaaagcaatagctttgatacttaaggaataaaatggacctaaacacaaaacttcaccaaaattttcaattttttaagtataaaaagggcacataattctgtcaaaatgcaagccagagttatcttactttgccagCCCAGTCCCCtgatgatagtaagtaagtgtaccaagtttgaatgcaatagcattgatactttatgagaaaagtggacctaaacgcaatacttaaccggacgccgacaccgacgccaaggtgatgacaatagctcattttttttttcaaaaaatagatgagctaaaaaaggcaAGGGCTGTTTGGTTGGGTCACTTGGGTTTACATAAACACATAAGGCAAGGACTGTTTGGTTGGGTCACTTGGGTTTACATAAACACATAAGGCAAGGACTGTTTGGTTGGGTCACTTGggtttacataaatacatattgttCATGGATGGTCAAAACCAACAACAAAAGTAAACAATCGAAGAATAACTAAAACCAACTGTGCAATGAAAACAACCTTTAGTCAAGTAAATTAAAGCTAACAAAAGATAAGTTAATgtgtataaatgaataaattaaaacactgCCATACTATCCATATTGTCAAACATCACAGCAATTTTTAATACTTGGCAGTTGGCACAATAAATTAACGACATAATTTTCAACAATCACAATAACAAATAAGTCAAATATAACAAATGCTTAAACACTAAATGCAAAGATAAATCATACATGTTttaatacatgcatacattttgtattataataaataatttcataataaatattacttttgAGAGGCAATGAGAATTCtgtgtaaaataaacataaatgcaCCTATGATGCCAATTTGTACATAAAACAGAAAGTTAACTcttattttatacaatttttaCCACATAGACAAAATAAAGTTTGTAAAGAAGTATAATTATTCAATCAGATAAGTTATTGTGCatactttcaaaaaaatatatcagtACCTCGAAACAAAAGTTAAAAATGCTATACAAGTTATGAAACCAACACCTTTCTATAAgtaaacaaatgataaaaaataattgaataaagATGAATTAGTCTACATTGTGCTACcttaaacaaaacaattcatGAGTACCTAACATCTGCAAGTCACTATTAAATATTGTAGAAACGTTGATTTCTTTTCCTGTACTCCAAAGCGTTAAGgacaaatgtaccaggtattaGCAATAGATTTTTTCGAAACAAACTACTAGTAAAATATATGTCCAGTCTATATGTGTAACGAAATACTAAAACGTGACATGGTGGACACCGGACCAGTCCGGTGACATTTTCTAGCCATTTGCTAAATCTAAGTTATCTCTTAGTCTAAcactttaaataaatgtatttaaaaagtgGATGGCCTTTTGTGGCCATTAAAtattagcaaaaataaaataattgttgaaagattttatattttgttttgcataGTCAAGAGGGACAGGAGTGGGGGAAGCAATAAGGAGCAGGGTGCAGCAACTTGTTATTTTGATCTAGACAATCCCAATTTACCTAAATATCAAACATGAGCAAAGTTTGAGCCTTCTGTATATGACCT from Dreissena polymorpha isolate Duluth1 chromosome 1, UMN_Dpol_1.0, whole genome shotgun sequence carries:
- the LOC127880545 gene encoding prickle planar cell polarity protein 3-A-like isoform X2; the protein is MVSSQVDDRSLNRLIHEGKRNSTSDDDSGCPLEEYSWVPPSLKPEQVHQYFRALPEDKVPYLNSAGEKYRVRQLLQQLPPHDNEVRYCNSLSEEEKHELRMFSAQRKREALGRGSVRPLPLTMQGGVCFKCKTMISGGEIAVFASRCGSDRFWHPSCFVCMTCEELLVDLIYFYRDGQLYCGRHHAELIKPRCAACDEIIFADECTEAEGRSWHMKHFSCFECDAQLGGQRYIMREGRPFCCVCFERMFAEFCDTCGEHIGVDQGQMTHEGQHWHATPNCFKCHTCQKSLLGQPFLPKHGVIYCSAACSRAGAGMNAQPHRKAEEFMKDINNIRLGSPISHAMQESSVMALQEVLRQQYSIPDSCPSSDRDQGYATSSNSEVYAPGMYEPPTKARLEMSGYEINMDCLVDALPLHDAKKKRLSQLSMPDLSKEQLNCGGSDKASSCVSRSRSVSRSRSGSEKNLGVKFSGNAQANYYHPEVPTNFIQSYSGMQKLTAQNGAANRSFPELRSGNSPVEDINELSLPDDEKMNPISRPPPERSHRRHGNKRYPRSQSFEGRASMLAEVSQNGEHERKKILKNPNQNMSHTSELSMSMDRGVNHYDESYSCSTCSSSSDSEDDFDYYYDSPSKGAPRIAYVDNFGFAGANKSATLGRPVRRHKNKKDKCTIS
- the LOC127880545 gene encoding prickle planar cell polarity protein 3-A-like isoform X1 gives rise to the protein MATCGATYSPRDDSRHRERDMMAQAEDVQVSRGKACSRCGGACPGFELHYWRKICRHCKCPPEIHDMVSSQVDDRSLNRLIHEGKRNSTSDDDSGCPLEEYSWVPPSLKPEQVHQYFRALPEDKVPYLNSAGEKYRVRQLLQQLPPHDNEVRYCNSLSEEEKHELRMFSAQRKREALGRGSVRPLPLTMQGGVCFKCKTMISGGEIAVFASRCGSDRFWHPSCFVCMTCEELLVDLIYFYRDGQLYCGRHHAELIKPRCAACDEIIFADECTEAEGRSWHMKHFSCFECDAQLGGQRYIMREGRPFCCVCFERMFAEFCDTCGEHIGVDQGQMTHEGQHWHATPNCFKCHTCQKSLLGQPFLPKHGVIYCSAACSRAGAGMNAQPHRKAEEFMKDINNIRLGSPISHAMQESSVMALQEVLRQQYSIPDSCPSSDRDQGYATSSNSEVYAPGMYEPPTKARLEMSGYEINMDCLVDALPLHDAKKKRLSQLSMPDLSKEQLNCGGSDKASSCVSRSRSVSRSRSGSEKNLGVKFSGNAQANYYHPEVPTNFIQSYSGMQKLTAQNGAANRSFPELRSGNSPVEDINELSLPDDEKMNPISRPPPERSHRRHGNKRYPRSQSFEGRASMLAEVSQNGEHERKKILKNPNQNMSHTSELSMSMDRGVNHYDESYSCSTCSSSSDSEDDFDYYYDSPSKGAPRIAYVDNFGFAGANKSATLGRPVRRHKNKKDKCTIS